One genomic window of Amphiura filiformis chromosome 3, Afil_fr2py, whole genome shotgun sequence includes the following:
- the LOC140147478 gene encoding uncharacterized protein: MDDEVGYLEAKRLLERKYGNKHKIAEAYLAKMRQWPNVKGDSSGLQDLSLFLLECKNTMTSLGYTNELQSTANIRMLMMKLPYSMRDRWRRQVDYVEEERNKVVTFEDFTSFLEKQARIATNAAYGRSATEKEDSTKKEERVKNPNYQTYKARRNLATNTEAVSASVTSNSPGARPNVMSYSPGARPNVSSSSPGADKPCTYCKGKDHTLEMCNKLKEKPISDRLQYLRELGVCFGCLKKATHYSKICKYKLTCKTCKKRHPTVLHVKQEETKKSGEVANQTCGLTGAGVKSSESYPTIIPVIVYSRVSRMSVETYAYLDNGSDAVFCSERLQKELHVKGKKTKLEIETITDDIIVDSEIIQDLEVSDMNRNNIISLPKAYTQDKIPGDLADIINQDDIDAIPYMEEVKLGRLSDESQCHIGLLIGNNVPKAFEPIHVVNSQGEGPFACQTRLGWTVYGVKNKEHKRTSVIHRIKAHDTIDQQLEKLYNAEFNERIIDDKPERSVSEGQFLNRVEASIKYVDGHYQVGFRSKMMT, translated from the coding sequence ATGGATGATGAGGTTGGTTACCTGGAAGCAAAAAGGTTGCTGGAAAGGAAATATGGTAATAAGCACAAGATTGCAGAGGCTTACTTAGCGAAGATGAGGCAGTGGCCGAATGTGAAAGGTGATAGTTCAGGGCTACaagatttgtcattatttttgttagAATGCAAGAATACCATGACCAGCCTGGGCTATACTAATGAGTTGCAAAGTACAGCAAACATTAGAATGTTGATGATGAAGTTACCATATAGTATGAGAGACAGATGGAGGAGACAAGTAGATTAtgtagaagaagaaagaaacaaagtggtAACATTTGAAGACTTCACCTCCTTCTTAGAAAAACAGGCTAGAATCGCAACTAATGCTGCCTACGGTAGAAGTGCGACGGAGAAGGAAGATAGTACTAAGAAGGAAGAAAGGGTAAAAAACCCAAACTATCAGACTTATAAAGCTAGAAGAAATCTAGCAACAAACACAGAAGCTGTGTCGGCAAGTGTGACATCAAATAGTCCAGGAGCCAGACCAAATGTAATGTCATATAGTCCAGGAGCCAGGCCAAATGTGTCGTCAAGTAGCCCAGGAGCCGACAAGccgtgtacatattgcaagggtaaAGATCACACTTTGGAAATGTGTAACAAATTGAAGGAAAAGCCTATAAGTGACCGGTTGCAGTATCTAAGAGAGTTGGGAGTTTGTTTTGGCTGCCTAAAGAAAGCAacacattacagtaaaatctGCAAATACAAGCTTACCTGCAAGACATGTAAAAAGCGCCATCCAACAGTGCTGCATGTGAAACAGGAAGAGACAAAGAAGTCTGGTGAAGTTGCCAATCAGACATGTGGGCTTACAGGCGCCGGAGTTAAATCTAGTGAATCATATCCCACAATAATACCAGTCATAGTCTACTCAAGAGTTTCCAGAATGTCTGTAGAAACTTACGCCTATCTCGACAACGGCAGTGATGCTGTATTCTGTTCTGAAAGGCTGCAAAAGGAACTGCATGTTAAAGGCAAGAAAaccaaattggaaattgaaaccaTAACAGATGATATCATAGTAGACAGTGAAATCATCCAAGATTTAGAAGTTTCTGACATGAACAGAAATAATATCATCTCTCTTCCAAAGGCATACACACAAGATAAGATCCCTGGTGACTTGGCTGACATTATCAACCAGGATGATATTGATGCAATTCCATATATGGAAGAAGTTAAGCTAGGAAGATTAAGTGATGAATCTCAATGCCATATTGGTCTCCTCATAGGAAATAATGTGCCTAAAGCATTTGAGCCAATACATGTAGTAAACAGCCAAGGTGAAGGACCTTTTGCCTGCCAAACTAGACTTGGATGGACAGTGTATGGTGTcaaaaataaagaacacaaaaGGACATCAGTCATCCACAGAATTAAGGCACATGACACTATTGACCAGCAATTAGAGAAACTCTACAACGCTGAGTTCAATGAGCGAATCATTGATGATAAACCAGAGAGAAGCGTGAGTGAAGGACAATTCCTAAACAGAGTAGAAGCATCAATCAAGTATGTAGATGGGCACTACCAAGTAGGTTTCCGCTCAAAGATGATGACATGA
- the LOC140147479 gene encoding uncharacterized protein: MGQSLNSQLLKGPDLTSNLVGVLTRFREHPVGVVADIKAMYHQVCVPEPDRDLVRFLWWPYGDLSLPLKEYRMNVHLFGATSSPSCANFALRKTADDGKEKYSEEVCNTVLSNFYVDDYLKSIESESKAIQLVSDLTSLCKDGGFKLTKWLSNSREVLQSVPEDDRAETTKTLDLKNEELPSEKVLGLLWSPQTDRFGFHIKVKERPPTRRGILATVSSIYDPLGFVAPAILPAKQILQNLSKLQLGWDESIPSELLTRWERWLDEVRNCQISPSKDVSSPRTLKKVKFRCTTSVMQVIRGMVQ, encoded by the coding sequence ATGGGCCAGTCTTTAAACTCACAATTACTAAAAGGACCCGACTTGACAAGCAACTTGGTAGGTGTGTTGACGAGGTTTAGAGAGCACCCTGTTGGAGTTGTAGCAGACATAAAAGCAATGTACCATCAAGTGTGTGTACCAGAACCAGACAGAGACTTAGTAAGATTTCTATGGTGGCCCTACGGTGACCTGAGTCTGCCTCTGAAGGAATATAGGATGAATGTGCACTTGTTCGGCGCAACTTCGTCACCTTCAtgtgcaaattttgcactgagaAAGACCGCTGATGATGGTAAGGAGAAATACAGCGAAGAAGTATGCAACACAGTGCTGTCCAACTTCTATGTCGATGACTACCTCAAATCTATCGAAAGTGAAAGCAAAGCTATTCAACTCGTCAGTGATCTCACCAGCTTGTGTAAGGATGGTGGCTTCAAGTTGACAAAGTGGTTGAGTAACTCAAGAGAAGTGTTGCAGTCAGTCCCTGAAGACGATAGAGCTGAGACTACAAAGACACTAgatttgaagaatgaagaatTACCATCAGAAAAGGTGCTGGGGTTGCTATGGTCACCACAAACCGACAGGTTCGGCTTCCATATTAAAGTAAAAGAGAGACCTCCTACCAGAAGAGGCATCCTAGCAACTGTAAGCTCCATCTATGACCCGCTAGGATTTGTTGCTCCAGCAATCCTGCCAGCAAAACAAATACTGCAGAACTTAAGCAAGCTGCAGCTTGGTTGGGATGAGTCTATTCCTAGTGAGCTTCTGACCCGTTGGGAAAGATGGCTTGATGAAGTTCGAAATTGTCAGATTTCACCATCGAAAGATGTTTCAAGCCCAAGGACTTTGAAGAAAGTGAAGTTCAGATGCACCACTTCTGTGATGCAAGTCATAAGGGGTATGGTTCAGTGA
- the LOC140147480 gene encoding uncharacterized protein: MAVKVNNMLQKELQLKVESTYFWTDSQTVIKYINNDTARFHTFVANRVALIRDGSQPHQWKYVGTSSNPADDCSRGLAVDCFLKNRRWTDGPDFLHKAENQWPKTTIGNSAEELADDPEVKKKLVVNTALTEEATDTMEKLLTRFSSWYQLCRCVAWILRVKKYLRKICHDRDDDRVDNGDDDGRKNDENEEHGNITDLLNVADMQEAERAVIVYVQTKAYPEEIMTLKELQLRSNDSQPEDDLRQVSKIKKASPLYRLNPFIEDGVIRVGGRLAKSALPEKTKFPSIIPKKSHIAKLILHDVHEATGHGGRNHMLAHLHKKYWITNANAAARKVINSCITCRKRNAKVQQQMMSDLPKDRVTPGEPPFSRVGMDYFGPLEVKQGRSIVKRYGVVFVCLASKAIHIEMAASLDTDACVNVILTIRVQKRPSETDPL, from the coding sequence ATGGCAGTAAAGGTCAACAACATGTTGCAAAAGGAACTACAGTTGAAGGTCGAAAGCACATACTTCTGGACTGATAGTCAGACCGTGATCAAGTATATTAACAATGACACCGCCAGATTCCACACCTTTGTGGCTAATCGAGTCGCACTGATTAGAGATGGCTCCCAGCCACACCAATGGAAGTATGTAGGAACCAGCTCAAACCCTGCAGACGACTGCTCAAGGGGCTTAGCCGTTGATTGCTTCCTCAAGAATAGAAGGTGGACTGATGGTCCAGACTTCTTACACAAAGCAGAAAACCAGTGGCCAAAGACTACCATTGGAAACAGCGCTGAAGAGCTAGCTGATGATCCAGAAGTTAAAAAGAAATTAGTAGTCAACACAGCGTTGACAGAAGAAGCAACAGATACAATGGAGAAACTACTTACACGATTCTCCTCATGGTATCAACTTTGTCGTTGTGTTGCATGGATCCTCAGAGTCAAGAAATATCTCCGTAAGATCTGTCATGATAGAGATGATGATAGAGTTGATAATGGAGATGATGATGGTAGAAAGAATGATGAGAATGAAGAGCATGGCAACATTACAGATTTGCTTAATGTTGCTGACATGCAAGAAGCAGAAAGAGCTGTGATAGTATATGTCCAAACCAAGGCATATCCAGAAGAAATTATGACACTAAAAGAGCTGCAATTGAGAAGTAATGACAGTCAGCCAGAAGACGACTTGCGACAAGTTAGCAAGATTAAGAAAGCAAGTCCTCTCTACAGACTTAATCCATTTATAGAAGATGGAGTAATCAGAGTAGGTGGTCGACTGGCTAAGTCAGCTCTacctgaaaagacaaaatttccATCAATCATACCAAAGAAGTCCCACATTGCAAAGTTGATTTTACATGACGTCCATGAAGCAACTGGACATGGGGGCAGAAACCACATGTTGGCTCATCTGCACAAGAAGTACTGGATAACAAATGCCAATGCAGCAGCTAGAAAGGTTATCAACAGTTGCATCACCTGCAGAAAGAGGAATGCAAAAGTACAACAGCAGATGATGAGTGATCTTCCCAAAGACAGAGTCACTCCAGGAGAGCCACCATTTTCAAGAGTCGGAATGGACTATTTCGGTCCACTAGAAGTTAAACAAGGCCGTAGTATAGTCAAGCGATATGGTGTAGTGTTCGTCTGCCTTGCATCCAAAGCCATACACATTGAAATGGCAGCGTCTTTGGATACCGATGCCTGCGTAAATGTCATACTGACGATTCGTGTCCAGAAGAGGCCAAGTGAAACAGATCCGCTCTGA